Proteins encoded in a region of the Mucilaginibacter sabulilitoris genome:
- a CDS encoding c-type cytochrome, which produces MILIHTSHNSLPHTDERRTKLFRHPALIRLHIGVASLFILLITLCCTKTLKAQTIQPPGKALFENKCAKCHGNDGTKGRWGAKNLHISKLNDDELFRTISTGKGFMPKWSKKLTQAQILIVIEYIKTLRK; this is translated from the coding sequence ATGATCTTAATTCACACCTCACACAACAGTCTGCCCCACACAGACGAACGCCGCACAAAATTATTCAGACATCCGGCGCTAATAAGGTTGCACATCGGAGTCGCCAGCCTTTTTATCCTGCTCATAACACTTTGCTGTACAAAAACATTAAAGGCTCAGACCATTCAACCGCCCGGTAAGGCCCTGTTTGAAAATAAATGTGCCAAATGTCATGGAAACGACGGTACAAAAGGTCGCTGGGGAGCAAAAAACTTGCACATCAGCAAACTTAATGACGACGAGCTATTCAGAACTATAAGTACCGGTAAAGGCTTTATGCCCAAATGGAGTAAAAAATTAACACAGGCCCAGATACTTATCGTAATTGAGTATATTAAAACATTAAGGAAGTAA
- a CDS encoding FMN-dependent NADH-azoreductase, translated as MKKILHIISTPKGDSSYSLQLGKAIIDKITTAHPGSIVKEVNLVEKQVPHLQEAHINAFFTPAENRTPENIENARYSDEAIADIMDADILVIGAPIYNFSIHSSLKTWIDQIVRGGVTFKYDENGPEGLVKNKKVYLAVASGGVYSEGPMQAYDFATPYLKSILGFIGLTDISVFRVEGLAKSELKETALEKAISSIILN; from the coding sequence ATGAAAAAGATACTTCATATTATCTCTACCCCTAAAGGTGATTCTTCATACAGCTTACAATTAGGAAAAGCTATTATTGACAAAATTACAACCGCCCACCCAGGCAGTATAGTAAAGGAGGTTAACCTGGTTGAAAAGCAAGTTCCGCACTTGCAGGAAGCACACATAAATGCTTTTTTTACACCTGCCGAAAATAGAACACCTGAAAACATAGAAAATGCCCGATACTCTGACGAAGCCATTGCCGATATTATGGATGCGGATATTTTAGTAATAGGTGCTCCCATTTACAACTTCTCGATACATTCCTCATTAAAAACATGGATAGATCAGATTGTACGAGGCGGAGTAACTTTTAAATATGATGAAAACGGTCCTGAAGGTTTGGTAAAGAATAAAAAAGTGTATTTAGCAGTTGCATCTGGTGGCGTATATTCTGAGGGCCCAATGCAGGCTTATGATTTCGCTACTCCTTATTTAAAATCAATTCTGGGTTTTATAGGTTTAACTGATATTTCAGTATTCAGGGTTGAAGGATTAGCCAAATCTGAATTAAAAGAAACTGCTTTAGAAAAGGCTATAAGCAGCATTATTTTGAATTAA